One window from the genome of bacterium encodes:
- a CDS encoding ABC transporter permease produces the protein MTTYIIRRLLTAIPTLILISMVVFAIVALAPGDPLAGLATNPDVPAEVRQNILHQMGLDQPLPLRYMKWAMSWATGNWGYSFASHMAVTRLLLQRLPTDLWVLGSAYLVAVLIAIPVGVISAVKQYSLQDQIATTAAFVGYSLPTFFTGILMIIIFSVHLRWLPFIYNVQVHDPIGMLRQAIMPVAVLALFQSASLTRFVRSSMLDNVGLDYVRTARAKGLAQGRVIRRHVLRNSLIPVVTLIALQLPGVFTGAVVTEQIFRVPGIGSLLITSLQNSDTPVLMAIAFVAAILVVLLNLVADVIYGTLDPRIRYG, from the coding sequence ATGACCACATACATCATCCGCCGCCTGCTGACGGCGATCCCCACGCTGATTCTCATAAGCATGGTCGTGTTCGCCATTGTGGCGCTGGCGCCGGGCGACCCCCTGGCCGGCCTTGCGACGAACCCCGACGTGCCCGCCGAGGTCCGGCAAAACATTCTGCATCAAATGGGACTCGACCAGCCGCTCCCCCTCCGGTACATGAAGTGGGCCATGTCGTGGGCGACCGGCAACTGGGGCTACTCGTTCGCTAGCCACATGGCGGTGACGCGCCTCCTGTTGCAGCGGCTGCCCACCGATCTGTGGGTGCTCGGCTCCGCCTATCTGGTCGCCGTCCTGATCGCGATCCCGGTCGGCGTGATTTCGGCGGTGAAACAGTATTCGCTGCAGGATCAGATCGCGACCACGGCGGCGTTCGTGGGGTACTCGCTGCCGACGTTCTTCACCGGCATCCTGATGATCATCATCTTCAGCGTGCACCTCAGGTGGCTGCCGTTCATTTATAATGTGCAGGTCCACGACCCGATCGGCATGCTCAGGCAGGCGATCATGCCGGTGGCCGTGCTGGCGCTGTTTCAGTCCGCCTCCCTGACCCGGTTCGTCCGGTCCTCGATGCTCGACAACGTCGGATTGGACTACGTCCGCACCGCCCGGGCCAAAGGGTTGGCGCAGGGCAGGGTGATCCGCCGTCACGTGCTCCGTAACAGCCTGATCCCGGTCGTCACGCTGATTGCGCTGCAGTTGCCGGGGGTGTTCACCGGCGCCGTGGTAACCGAACAGATCTTCCGGGTGCCCGGGATCGGCTCGCTGCTGATCACGTCGCTTCAAAACAGCGACACGCCCGTCCTGATGGCCATCGCGTTCGTGGCGGCGATCCTCGTCGTGCTGCTGAATCTCGTCGCCGACGTCATCTACGGCACGCTCGATCCGAGAATCCGCTATGGCTAG